A region of Lycium barbarum isolate Lr01 chromosome 1, ASM1917538v2, whole genome shotgun sequence DNA encodes the following proteins:
- the LOC132611340 gene encoding uncharacterized protein LOC132611340, translating to MEKNLQKYFSSEVILSLFYNAATTYKQAEFRTYMSQIQQIDPKAAEYIEEEPLERWARSFHTNRRYNMLTTNNVEIMNSVLRKARELPIMVCIDYIQNKLQNWFYQRKLDATRPSHDLICWAEKILLEKISRGFTMKVENITPVKFIVKDEGYQYNVDLKNMTCEGLEFQTDELPCTHAMTVIDKKSLSKST from the exons ATGGAGAAGAACTTGCAGAAATATTTCTCATCCGAAGTGATCCTATCACTGTTCTACAATGCAGCAACTACCTACAAACAGGCAGAGTTTCGTACCTATATGTCACAGATACAACAAATCGACCCAAAAGCTGCAGAATACATAGAAGAAGAACCACTGGAAAGATGGGCACGTTCATTCCACACCAACAGGCGTTacaacatgctcacaacaaacaatgtCGAGATAATGAATTCTGTATTGAGGAAAGCAAGGGAGTTGCCAATAATGGTATGTATTGATTACATCCAGAACAAGCTACAAAATTGGTTTTACCAGAGAAAATTGGATGCAACAAGACCGTCCCATGACCTGATATGTTGGGCTGAAAAGATTCTGCTTGAAAAGATAAGTAGAGgcttcacaatgaaa GTAGAAAACATAACTCCCGTCAAATTTATTGTCAAAGATGAAGGATATCAATACAATGTAGACCTGAAGAATATGACTTGTGAGGGCTTGGAGTTCCAAACTGACGAGTTACCGTGCACACATGCCATGACAGTTATAGACAAAAAAAGTTTGTCAAAATCTACATAA